From a region of the Pseudoxanthomonas sp. X-1 genome:
- a CDS encoding relaxase/mobilization nuclease and DUF3363 domain-containing protein has translation MTDRRDDDFRVRPSAPKNRGKGQGQSFVSKVLKQAGKASGGKSAVRRPATGGSGARAGQRPGSRLGRGHTAARFAGAKLTPMSRRVTIKTLLANHQRASPQSLSKHLRYVERDGAGRDGEPGRAYGPQADEADLDAFKERCQDDRHHFRFIVSPEDGAELHELRTYTRHLVNRMEADLGTRLDWVAVDHWNTDNPHIHLIVRGRDDTGKDLIIAGDYIAHGFRHRAAELATEWLGPRTELEIQQTLQREVEQERWTSLDHTLLREAGEDGRVQIERFNEPRLQRQRLLLIGRLQRLQRLGMADEVQPGTWAIHADAEKTLRALDERGDIIRTMQRAMSGQLRELAVFEPGDDGRTILGRVAAKGLADELRDRGYLVIDGVDGKAHYVALNARDELENYPTGAVVEVRGSAEVRAADKNIAALASDGLYRTDHHLAIEQGRAKAGRDPQEVVATHVRRLEALRWTGIVERVADGLWKVPDDLAERGRQYDAQRLGGVAVELKSHLPIERQARVIGATWLDQQLIGGGRGLGDLGFGAEAKEALQRRSDFLEEQGLAQRRGQRMILARNLLGTLRNRELAQIAKDIAADTGLEHRPVADGQRVAGIYRRSIMLASGRYAMLDDGKGFSLVPWQPVIEQRLGWQLATTAHSRGVSWEIGRQRGPTIG, from the coding sequence ATGACCGACCGCCGCGACGACGATTTCCGCGTGCGTCCCAGCGCCCCGAAGAACCGGGGCAAGGGCCAGGGCCAGAGCTTCGTTTCCAAGGTGCTCAAGCAGGCTGGCAAGGCCAGCGGCGGCAAGTCGGCGGTGCGCCGTCCTGCCACTGGCGGCAGCGGCGCACGCGCCGGCCAGCGTCCCGGCTCGCGCTTGGGGCGCGGCCATACGGCGGCACGCTTCGCAGGCGCGAAGCTAACGCCCATGTCGCGGCGCGTGACCATCAAGACCTTGCTGGCCAATCACCAACGAGCCAGCCCTCAGTCGCTTTCCAAACACCTGCGCTATGTCGAACGCGACGGCGCGGGCCGTGATGGCGAGCCGGGCCGGGCCTATGGGCCACAGGCCGACGAAGCCGACCTCGACGCCTTCAAGGAACGCTGCCAGGACGACCGGCACCATTTCCGCTTCATCGTCTCCCCGGAGGACGGTGCCGAGCTTCATGAGCTGCGCACCTACACCCGGCATCTGGTGAACCGCATGGAAGCCGACCTGGGCACGCGGCTGGATTGGGTGGCGGTGGATCACTGGAACACAGACAACCCGCACATTCACCTGATCGTGCGCGGACGCGACGACACCGGCAAAGACCTCATCATCGCGGGCGACTACATCGCCCACGGCTTTCGGCATCGCGCCGCCGAATTGGCGACCGAATGGCTGGGGCCACGCACCGAACTGGAGATCCAGCAGACCTTGCAGCGCGAGGTGGAGCAAGAGCGGTGGACGAGCCTCGACCACACGTTGCTGCGCGAGGCCGGCGAGGATGGCCGGGTGCAGATCGAACGCTTCAACGAACCCCGGCTGCAACGCCAGCGCTTGCTGCTGATCGGCCGCCTGCAACGCTTGCAGCGCCTGGGCATGGCCGATGAGGTGCAGCCCGGCACCTGGGCCATCCATGCTGACGCGGAGAAGACCTTGCGTGCCCTGGACGAGCGTGGCGACATCATCCGCACCATGCAGCGGGCGATGAGCGGCCAGCTGCGCGAGCTGGCGGTGTTCGAGCCGGGCGACGATGGCCGCACCATCCTCGGCCGCGTGGCTGCGAAGGGGTTGGCTGACGAACTGCGCGACCGCGGCTATCTGGTCATCGACGGCGTGGACGGCAAGGCTCACTACGTCGCGTTGAATGCCCGCGATGAGCTGGAGAACTATCCCACCGGAGCCGTGGTGGAGGTACGTGGTTCCGCCGAAGTGCGGGCGGCCGACAAGAACATCGCCGCGCTGGCGAGCGATGGCCTGTACCGTACCGATCATCACCTTGCCATCGAACAAGGCCGGGCCAAGGCAGGACGCGACCCGCAGGAAGTCGTCGCGACTCACGTTCGCCGGCTGGAAGCCCTGCGCTGGACCGGCATCGTGGAGCGCGTGGCCGATGGCTTATGGAAGGTGCCGGACGACCTGGCCGAGCGTGGCCGCCAGTACGACGCGCAACGGCTGGGCGGCGTGGCCGTGGAATTGAAATCACACCTGCCGATTGAGCGGCAGGCCCGCGTGATCGGAGCCACCTGGCTCGACCAGCAACTGATCGGCGGCGGCCGTGGGCTGGGCGACCTGGGCTTTGGTGCCGAGGCCAAGGAAGCCTTGCAGCGGCGCTCCGACTTCCTCGAAGAACAGGGGCTGGCCCAGCGGCGCGGGCAGCGCATGATTCTCGCCCGGAACCTGCTGGGGACGCTGCGCAATCGGGAGCTGGCGCAAATCGCAAAGGATATTGCCGCCGATACTGGCCTGGAGCATCGGCCCGTCGCCGACGGTCAGCGCGTGGCCGGCATCTACCGGCGCTCCATCATGCTGGCGAGCGGGCGCTACGCGATGCTGGACGACGGCAAGGGATTCAGCTTGGTGCCGTGGCAACCGGTGATTGAACAGCGGCTGGGGTGGCAGCTTGCCACAACGGCGCACAGCCGAGGCGTGTCGTGGGAGATTGGGCGGCAGCGTGGACCTACCATTGGATAG
- a CDS encoding DUF2840 domain-containing protein: MNASALPAADAATAAPAAAPPPSLSALSGQAGSVPLTRVSLAYIEPRFKLYLRFGEPARTLRLDRWRRCAVFLPRAMFCRVRWEANDYGTIRWQLTVMQAATPLDDMQRIPGVRPGARLLLHAEGENAVRAVLERIDGIEALGIAAIDVSPAYWRTLGNRLAARLPLPEYTAERHAAWLAGRALP, from the coding sequence ATGAACGCATCCGCCTTGCCTGCCGCTGACGCGGCGACGGCTGCACCGGCTGCTGCGCCGCCACCTTCGCTCTCGGCACTCTCCGGCCAGGCTGGCAGCGTGCCACTGACTCGCGTATCGCTCGCCTATATCGAACCGCGCTTCAAGCTCTACCTGCGTTTCGGCGAACCGGCGCGCACGCTGCGGCTCGACCGCTGGCGGCGCTGCGCGGTATTCCTGCCGCGTGCAATGTTCTGCCGCGTGCGCTGGGAAGCAAACGACTACGGCACGATCCGCTGGCAACTCACGGTGATGCAAGCCGCCACGCCGCTGGACGACATGCAGCGCATCCCCGGCGTGCGGCCGGGCGCACGCCTGCTGCTGCACGCCGAAGGCGAAAACGCGGTGCGTGCCGTGCTGGAACGCATCGACGGCATTGAGGCGCTGGGCATCGCTGCCATCGACGTGTCGCCCGCGTACTGGCGCACGCTGGGCAACCGTCTGGCGGCCCGCCTGCCGCTGCCCGAATACACCGCCGAGCGGCACGCCGCCTGGTTGGCCGGGAGGGCGCTGCCATGA
- a CDS encoding replication initiator protein A has translation MSSPSGRALQQREQLDLFRALPGDMAPRDSQDLMAFPFFSLAKSRRTAAIDFRAGGITIRVEGTQEHGIATIWDADILIWAASQIVEARDAGIPTSRLMQVRPYEILRFIGRGTSLRDYQRLKAALDRLQSTTVATSIRETTGRRLHRFSWINEWKELADASGTPLGIELILPDWFYAGVVDAALVLTIDPTYFRLTGGIERWLYRLVRKHGGRQEHGWQFDFQHLYRKSGSVARYYDFAADLRALVARQSLPGYVLGIERMPGEKIELLTFRPVLHTARG, from the coding sequence ATGTCCAGCCCGTCAGGGCGAGCCTTGCAGCAGCGCGAACAGCTCGACCTGTTCCGCGCGCTGCCGGGCGACATGGCACCACGCGACAGCCAGGACTTGATGGCCTTTCCGTTCTTCTCGCTCGCCAAGTCGCGGCGCACCGCGGCGATCGACTTCCGAGCGGGTGGCATTACCATCCGCGTGGAAGGCACGCAGGAGCACGGCATCGCCACGATATGGGATGCCGATATTCTGATTTGGGCCGCCTCGCAGATCGTGGAAGCCCGCGACGCGGGCATCCCGACCTCGCGGCTGATGCAGGTGCGCCCCTACGAGATCCTGCGCTTCATCGGGCGCGGTACGTCGCTGCGCGACTACCAGCGCCTCAAAGCGGCCCTGGATCGCCTGCAATCGACCACGGTGGCCACGTCCATCCGAGAGACAACAGGCCGGCGCCTGCATCGCTTCTCGTGGATCAACGAGTGGAAGGAACTGGCCGACGCCAGCGGCACGCCGCTGGGCATCGAGCTGATCCTGCCGGACTGGTTCTACGCGGGCGTGGTGGACGCGGCCCTGGTGCTGACCATCGACCCGACCTATTTCCGGCTGACTGGCGGCATCGAGCGGTGGCTGTACCGCCTGGTGCGCAAGCACGGCGGGCGACAGGAACACGGCTGGCAATTCGATTTCCAGCACCTGTACCGCAAGTCGGGCAGCGTGGCGCGCTACTACGACTTCGCCGCCGATCTGCGCGCCTTGGTGGCGCGGCAATCGCTGCCCGGCTACGTCCTGGGCATCGAGCGGATGCCGGGCGAGAAAATCGAGCTGCTGACCTTCCGGCCCGTGCTGCATACGGCACGGGGATAA
- a CDS encoding TolC family protein — MWLRLAALAVFAVVPVLHAQERSPVPLFTLDQAIQRVASTHPDLRLVDGRRDVLQANLDAAGLRPPLTLGATLENAVGSGTYRGFDQAELTVTLAGTLERGGKLDARRTLVQANIDNLAPQREIARLDLLAETARRYLAVTAAIRQREIADTDIEQRKRSVEAARRRHEAGASPESVVLTAQAALAEAELNRERAQQRERAARQTLAALWNQRDPDFGTVAGDPLALPALEDFAQLSAWLERTPELAQLAGEARIREAQVRLARSETKADLQWQIGARALRGDDNDVALIAGLSVPLGVSRRAQPGIRAAEAELALSSVEREALSIQLYSTLSSAYGDYTTARMETARLSRDVLPRLAKAEQAADRAWRAGAISYMEWAMLQDQRVQARSRQLQAALDAQTALIEIQRLTGQPVVAAAGNAPHSDNTP, encoded by the coding sequence ATGTGGTTGCGATTGGCGGCATTGGCCGTCTTCGCGGTCGTGCCCGTGCTTCACGCACAGGAACGGTCGCCTGTCCCCCTTTTTACCCTCGACCAAGCGATCCAGCGGGTCGCCTCAACCCACCCCGACCTACGCCTGGTTGATGGTCGCCGCGACGTGCTGCAGGCCAACTTGGATGCGGCCGGCCTGCGTCCACCGCTGACGCTGGGTGCGACGCTGGAGAATGCCGTTGGCAGCGGCACCTACCGTGGCTTCGACCAAGCCGAGTTGACCGTCACTCTGGCCGGTACGCTCGAACGCGGCGGCAAGCTCGATGCCCGCCGTACCCTGGTGCAAGCCAACATCGACAACCTCGCGCCGCAGCGCGAGATTGCGCGTCTGGATCTGCTCGCCGAGACGGCACGACGCTATCTGGCGGTCACTGCCGCAATTCGGCAACGTGAGATTGCCGATACCGACATCGAGCAGCGCAAGCGCAGCGTCGAGGCGGCACGGCGACGACATGAGGCTGGTGCCTCGCCCGAGTCGGTCGTGCTGACCGCACAAGCGGCGCTGGCCGAGGCTGAGTTGAATCGTGAGCGCGCGCAACAACGCGAGCGGGCGGCCCGCCAGACCCTGGCGGCACTTTGGAACCAGCGCGACCCGGACTTTGGCACGGTCGCTGGCGATCCGCTGGCGCTACCGGCGTTGGAGGATTTTGCGCAGTTGAGCGCCTGGCTGGAAAGAACGCCCGAGTTGGCCCAATTGGCAGGCGAGGCGCGCATCCGCGAAGCGCAGGTGCGCTTGGCGCGTAGCGAGACCAAGGCCGACCTGCAATGGCAGATCGGCGCGCGTGCCCTGCGAGGCGATGACAACGACGTGGCGCTGATCGCGGGCCTGAGCGTGCCGCTAGGCGTGTCGCGTCGCGCCCAGCCGGGCATACGCGCCGCAGAGGCGGAACTGGCCCTGAGTTCTGTCGAACGCGAGGCTCTGTCGATCCAACTGTATTCCACGCTGTCCAGCGCCTATGGCGACTACACGACTGCGCGGATGGAAACCGCACGGCTGTCCCGGGACGTGCTGCCACGGTTGGCGAAGGCCGAACAGGCCGCCGACCGCGCTTGGCGCGCCGGGGCGATCAGCTACATGGAGTGGGCGATGTTGCAGGACCAGCGGGTACAGGCGCGCAGCCGCCAGTTGCAAGCCGCTCTCGACGCTCAGACCGCCCTCATCGAAATCCAGCGCCTGACCGGCCAGCCCGTCGTCGCGGCTGCCGGCAATGCCCCCCATTCGGATAACACCCCATGA
- a CDS encoding S26 family signal peptidase, which produces MTTQSTTARTPEAAPHPRSRLRVRIVLAGFAAVGLAALAWAAFVSPLPRLTYNPSDSVAVGWYRIEPFDPRTASLPRPLSVDSIVLVPLPDRAATLAAQRGYLPTRVPLLKRVGAVVPQHVCIVAGQVRIDGVPAATALRADRLGRPLPSLQLCRRLEPGELFLLSVTNPASFDSRYFGPVSASAVIGVAHPVWLETRP; this is translated from the coding sequence ATGACGACCCAATCCACCACCGCGCGCACGCCCGAAGCCGCGCCGCATCCTCGCTCGCGCCTGCGCGTTCGCATCGTGCTGGCGGGCTTCGCCGCCGTCGGCCTCGCTGCGCTAGCCTGGGCGGCTTTCGTGTCGCCGCTGCCGCGTCTGACCTACAACCCGTCCGACAGCGTGGCGGTCGGCTGGTATCGCATCGAACCGTTCGACCCGCGCACCGCCTCGCTGCCACGTCCGCTGTCCGTGGACAGCATCGTGCTGGTGCCGCTGCCCGACAGGGCCGCCACGCTGGCCGCGCAGCGCGGCTACCTGCCCACCCGTGTTCCGCTGCTCAAACGTGTGGGCGCAGTCGTGCCGCAACACGTCTGCATCGTCGCCGGTCAGGTACGCATCGACGGTGTGCCTGCGGCCACCGCGCTGCGTGCCGACCGGCTGGGCCGGCCGCTGCCATCCTTGCAGCTTTGCCGCCGCCTCGAACCGGGCGAGCTGTTCCTGTTGAGCGTGACGAATCCGGCCTCGTTCGACAGCCGGTATTTCGGGCCGGTCAGCGCATCCGCCGTGATCGGCGTTGCGCATCCGGTTTGGCTGGAGACACGCCCATGA
- a CDS encoding CusA/CzcA family heavy metal efflux RND transporter encodes MLEKIIRASINHRWLVMTLTLALIAVGVWSFRQLPIDVTPDITNVQVQINTSAPGYSPLETEQRITYPVETAMAGLPKMDYFRSLSRYGLSQITVVFKDGTDIYFARQQVAERLSQVKSQIPDGVEPTLGPIATGMGEIFNYTIDADPKARKPDGTTYTATDLRTLQDWVIRPQLRNVPGVTEVNTLGGYKREIHVTPDPARLRALGFTLEDVVQALQTNNQNAGAGYIERNGQQFLVRIPGQVADIPQIQSIVLGTRGAAVLRIRDVAQVTEGLELRNGAATQNGHEVVLGTAIMLVGSNSRDVAQAVAARLKEAGKSLPEGITATPVYDRTVLVDRTIATVEKNLVEGALLVIVILFALLGNFRAALITAAVIPLAMLFTLTGMARTGVSANLMSLGALDFGLIVDGAVIIIENCLRRFGERQHELGRTLTLDERFGLTASATAEVIRPSLFGLGIITAVYLPIFALSGVEGKMFHPMAITVVMALAGAMVLALTFVPAAIALALGGKVEEKENRVMAWLRRCYEPLLGFALRRGALVGVGAVVLLAGSAALATRLGSEFVPNLDEGDIALQAMRIPGTSLTQSVEMQRRLETRLLEVPEVERVFTRLGTAEVASDPMPPSVGDAYVMLKPRDQWPDPSKRKEALVTEIQAIAAKVPGNNYEFSQPIQMRTNELISGVRADVAINLYGDDLDTLLQVGQRIAAAAGSVSGAADVRVEQAGGLPLLSVVPDRLALSTYGLNLEDVQATVSTAIGGEVSGQLFEGDRRFDIVVRLPETLRQDPAAIAALPIPLPALPDAGGDGKPHTVPLGSVAKVEMIEGANQINRYNGKRRIAVTANVRDRDLGGFVADLQQTINTQVQVPTGYWIEYGGSFEQLISASQRLAIVVPVTLVLIFALLFWAFGSVKDAAIVFSGVPLALTGGVMALILRGIPFSISAGIGFIALSGVAVLNGLVMISFIRHMREQGESLEQAVRHGAVTRLRPVLMTALVASLGFVPMALNVGAGSEVQRPLATVVIGGIISSTLLTLVVLPVLYRWVHGRFPGKQTQAA; translated from the coding sequence ATGCTCGAGAAAATCATCCGCGCGTCGATCAATCATCGTTGGTTGGTCATGACCCTCACCCTGGCGCTGATCGCTGTAGGTGTCTGGAGCTTCCGGCAACTACCGATTGACGTCACCCCCGACATCACCAACGTCCAGGTCCAGATCAACACGTCTGCACCTGGCTACTCACCCCTGGAGACCGAACAGCGCATCACCTATCCGGTGGAGACGGCGATGGCCGGCCTGCCGAAGATGGACTACTTCCGCTCGCTCTCGCGCTACGGCCTGTCGCAGATCACCGTGGTGTTCAAGGACGGCACGGATATCTACTTCGCCCGCCAGCAGGTGGCCGAACGCTTGTCGCAGGTGAAATCGCAGATTCCAGACGGTGTGGAGCCGACACTGGGGCCGATCGCCACCGGCATGGGCGAGATATTCAACTACACGATCGACGCCGACCCGAAGGCTCGCAAGCCCGATGGCACGACGTACACCGCTACCGATCTGCGCACGTTGCAGGACTGGGTGATTCGCCCGCAGTTGCGCAACGTGCCCGGTGTCACCGAGGTCAATACCCTGGGCGGCTACAAGCGCGAGATCCACGTCACCCCTGATCCTGCACGGCTGCGCGCGCTTGGTTTCACGCTTGAAGACGTGGTACAGGCACTGCAGACCAACAACCAGAACGCCGGTGCTGGCTACATCGAACGTAATGGTCAGCAGTTCCTGGTACGCATACCGGGCCAGGTGGCTGACATCCCGCAGATCCAGTCCATCGTGCTAGGTACGCGTGGTGCCGCGGTCCTGCGCATTCGCGACGTGGCTCAGGTGACCGAAGGCCTGGAATTGCGCAATGGTGCGGCTACCCAGAACGGACATGAGGTAGTGCTGGGCACGGCGATCATGCTGGTCGGTTCCAACAGCCGCGACGTGGCCCAAGCTGTCGCCGCACGCTTGAAGGAAGCTGGCAAGAGCTTGCCTGAGGGCATCACTGCCACGCCGGTCTATGACCGCACCGTTCTGGTGGACCGAACCATCGCCACGGTAGAGAAGAACCTGGTCGAAGGTGCGCTGCTGGTCATCGTCATCCTGTTCGCGCTTTTGGGCAATTTCCGTGCGGCGTTGATTACCGCGGCAGTGATCCCGTTGGCGATGCTGTTCACCCTGACCGGCATGGCACGCACTGGCGTGTCAGCCAACCTGATGAGCTTGGGCGCGCTGGACTTCGGCCTGATCGTCGATGGTGCGGTGATCATCATCGAAAATTGCCTGCGCCGCTTTGGCGAGCGACAGCACGAACTAGGCAGGACACTGACCCTTGATGAACGCTTTGGCTTGACCGCCAGCGCCACTGCGGAGGTGATCCGTCCCAGCCTGTTCGGCCTGGGCATCATCACGGCCGTGTACCTGCCGATCTTCGCCCTGAGCGGGGTGGAAGGAAAGATGTTCCACCCGATGGCGATCACCGTGGTGATGGCCTTGGCCGGCGCGATGGTGCTGGCGCTGACCTTCGTACCGGCGGCCATTGCCCTGGCCCTGGGTGGCAAGGTCGAGGAAAAGGAGAACCGAGTGATGGCCTGGCTGCGGCGGTGCTACGAGCCGCTGCTGGGCTTTGCCTTGCGCCGCGGCGCGCTGGTCGGTGTCGGCGCTGTGGTGTTGCTGGCGGGCAGTGCGGCCCTGGCCACTCGCCTGGGTAGCGAGTTCGTGCCCAACCTGGACGAAGGCGACATCGCCCTGCAGGCCATGCGCATCCCCGGCACCAGCCTGACCCAGTCGGTGGAGATGCAGCGGCGACTGGAAACGCGCCTGCTCGAAGTCCCCGAGGTGGAGCGCGTGTTCACCCGGCTGGGCACGGCGGAAGTTGCTTCCGATCCAATGCCGCCATCCGTGGGCGACGCCTACGTGATGTTGAAGCCGCGCGATCAATGGCCTGATCCATCCAAGCGCAAGGAGGCACTGGTCACAGAAATACAGGCCATTGCAGCCAAGGTGCCAGGCAACAACTACGAGTTCAGTCAGCCGATACAGATGCGTACCAATGAACTGATCTCCGGCGTGCGTGCCGACGTGGCGATCAATCTCTATGGCGATGACTTGGACACTCTGTTGCAGGTGGGGCAGCGCATTGCAGCCGCCGCTGGCAGTGTGTCCGGTGCGGCCGACGTACGCGTGGAGCAGGCGGGTGGTTTGCCGTTGTTGTCTGTCGTGCCAGACCGACTTGCGCTTTCTACCTATGGGCTGAACTTGGAGGACGTGCAGGCAACGGTGTCTACCGCCATCGGTGGCGAAGTTTCCGGCCAGTTGTTCGAGGGTGATCGCCGTTTTGACATCGTGGTGCGCCTGCCCGAGACCCTACGTCAAGACCCCGCTGCTATCGCTGCACTGCCGATTCCGTTGCCGGCCTTGCCGGACGCGGGAGGTGATGGCAAGCCGCACACTGTGCCACTGGGCAGTGTGGCCAAGGTGGAAATGATCGAGGGCGCAAACCAGATCAACCGCTACAACGGAAAGCGTCGCATTGCAGTCACTGCCAACGTGCGCGACCGCGATCTGGGCGGTTTCGTGGCCGATCTGCAGCAGACCATCAATACCCAGGTCCAGGTGCCTACCGGCTACTGGATCGAATACGGCGGCAGCTTCGAGCAACTGATCTCGGCCAGCCAGCGCTTGGCGATCGTGGTGCCGGTGACACTGGTGCTGATCTTTGCGTTGTTGTTCTGGGCTTTCGGATCGGTCAAGGATGCGGCGATCGTGTTCAGTGGTGTGCCGCTGGCGTTGACCGGCGGGGTGATGGCGCTAATCCTGCGCGGGATTCCGTTCTCGATTTCAGCGGGCATCGGCTTCATCGCCCTGTCTGGTGTTGCGGTGCTCAACGGCCTGGTGATGATCAGCTTCATTCGGCACATGCGCGAACAGGGCGAGTCGCTGGAACAGGCGGTGCGGCACGGTGCCGTGACCCGCCTGCGGCCGGTGTTGATGACCGCATTGGTGGCCTCGCTGGGCTTCGTGCCCATGGCGCTCAACGTCGGTGCCGGTTCGGAAGTTCAGCGGCCACTGGCGACGGTGGTCATCGGCGGGATCATCTCCTCGACCCTGCTGACACTGGTGGTCCTGCCAGTGCTGTACCGATGGGTGCATGGCCGCTTTCCCGGAAAGCAAACACAGGCTGCCTGA
- a CDS encoding efflux RND transporter periplasmic adaptor subunit, whose product MKIIAKNLSATALALTISLLLAGCGKQDAAPATEDKSTQADEEAEGSHEEEGGEHEEAAESTVIDKAEADANGIAVAPAGPGTIAQELEVQGLLAAVDGSVAQVTARYPGRIQALRANVGDQVKAGQSLAAIESNLSLSTYSVAAPLSGVVLSRQAQLGGGAAEGQPLFEIANLSKVWADLNLFGDQIRQVPAGAPVTLTRLYDGSAAQTTIERVLPGTFAASQSAIARTTLDNADGQWRPGMAVTARITTARRDAALVLPLAALQTMDGRDAVFVRSGNTYTARAVKTGARDATHVEILEGVKAGEEVVVAQSYLVKADIEKSGASHEH is encoded by the coding sequence ATGAAAATTATTGCAAAGAACCTCTCGGCCACGGCGCTGGCCTTGACGATTTCCCTGTTGTTGGCCGGTTGCGGCAAGCAAGACGCTGCGCCAGCCACAGAAGACAAGTCAACGCAAGCCGACGAGGAAGCCGAAGGCTCCCACGAAGAAGAAGGTGGTGAGCACGAAGAGGCCGCCGAGTCCACGGTCATCGACAAGGCCGAGGCCGATGCAAACGGCATCGCGGTCGCCCCGGCCGGCCCGGGCACCATCGCACAGGAACTGGAAGTCCAGGGCCTGCTCGCCGCGGTTGACGGTAGCGTGGCCCAGGTCACGGCGCGCTACCCAGGGCGCATCCAGGCGTTACGCGCCAACGTCGGTGACCAGGTGAAAGCCGGACAATCGTTGGCTGCTATCGAGAGCAACCTCAGCCTGAGTACATATTCGGTGGCAGCGCCACTGTCGGGCGTGGTGCTGAGCCGGCAGGCTCAGCTCGGCGGTGGTGCAGCCGAAGGCCAGCCGTTGTTCGAGATCGCCAATCTTTCCAAGGTCTGGGCCGACCTGAACCTGTTCGGCGACCAGATCCGCCAAGTGCCGGCCGGTGCTCCAGTCACACTCACCCGCCTGTACGATGGCAGTGCTGCGCAGACCACCATTGAGCGCGTGTTGCCCGGCACTTTTGCCGCCAGCCAGAGTGCGATCGCTCGCACCACGCTGGACAACGCAGATGGACAGTGGAGGCCTGGCATGGCCGTGACCGCTCGCATCACGACCGCTCGCCGGGATGCGGCACTGGTGCTGCCGCTGGCGGCGTTGCAGACGATGGACGGCCGCGACGCGGTGTTCGTGCGTAGCGGTAATACCTACACCGCGCGTGCAGTGAAGACCGGTGCCCGTGATGCCACCCATGTCGAGATTCTCGAAGGCGTGAAGGCCGGAGAAGAAGTGGTGGTTGCGCAGAGCTATCTGGTCAAGGCGGACATCGAAAAGTCCGGCGCCTCCCACGAGCACTGA
- the parA gene encoding ParA family partition ATPase has translation MIVALLNQKGGVGKTTLATHIAGELAMRSLHVILLDADPQGSSLDWTQRRSQQGLPRLFSAVGLARETLHQEAPELARRADHIVIDGPPRIAALARSALLAAERVLIPVQPSPYDLWASAEMVALIREAQVFRPALRAAFVINRRVSTTIIGREARQSLAEQPLPALRSEVRQRIVFADSVAAGRLARETAPDSAAAREIAALTDELLRWPT, from the coding sequence ATGATCGTCGCTTTGCTCAACCAGAAAGGCGGTGTCGGCAAGACCACGCTCGCCACCCACATCGCGGGCGAGCTGGCGATGCGCAGCCTGCACGTCATCCTGCTGGATGCCGACCCGCAGGGTTCCTCGCTCGACTGGACGCAGCGCAGAAGCCAGCAGGGCTTGCCCCGGCTGTTCAGCGCCGTGGGCCTCGCCCGCGAAACCTTGCATCAGGAAGCGCCCGAACTCGCCAGGCGGGCCGATCACATCGTCATCGACGGCCCGCCGCGCATCGCCGCCCTGGCGCGTTCCGCGCTGCTGGCGGCCGAGCGCGTGCTGATTCCCGTGCAGCCCAGCCCGTATGACCTGTGGGCCAGCGCCGAGATGGTGGCGCTGATCCGCGAGGCACAGGTGTTCCGGCCTGCGCTGCGCGCGGCCTTCGTCATCAATCGGCGCGTCAGTACCACCATCATCGGCAGAGAAGCACGGCAATCGCTGGCCGAACAGCCGCTGCCGGCGCTGCGCAGCGAAGTGCGCCAGCGCATCGTCTTCGCCGACAGCGTGGCCGCTGGCCGGCTCGCCCGCGAGACGGCGCCCGACAGCGCCGCCGCACGCGAGATCGCCGCGCTCACCGATGAACTGCTGCGGTGGCCGACATGA
- a CDS encoding helix-turn-helix domain-containing protein: MRPAPLRPAAAAVAAPAQPQRYLTNDEAAQYLRLSPRTLEKQRVIGGGPKFRKFGRRVMYAVSDLDAWADQRSYEATSDPEYAERHAGDYRDGR; the protein is encoded by the coding sequence ATGCGACCCGCTCCCTTGCGGCCTGCCGCCGCTGCTGTCGCTGCGCCCGCGCAGCCCCAACGCTACCTGACCAACGATGAAGCCGCCCAATACTTGCGCCTTTCGCCGCGCACGCTGGAGAAGCAGCGCGTGATCGGCGGCGGCCCGAAGTTTCGCAAGTTCGGCCGCCGCGTCATGTACGCCGTGAGCGACCTCGATGCCTGGGCTGACCAGCGCAGCTACGAGGCGACTTCCGACCCGGAATATGCCGAACGGCACGCGGGCGACTACCGTGATGGCCGCTGA
- a CDS encoding chromosome partitioning protein ParB, producing MSGPRSKRVGIGARPPANPHAEAWIRQGDADALNKGDLYTARLTLDITPAMRARIKVSAFTRGVTVAELLRGLLEREFPDNRSENLP from the coding sequence ATGAGCGGCCCGCGCAGCAAGCGCGTCGGCATCGGCGCACGTCCACCCGCGAATCCGCACGCCGAGGCGTGGATTCGCCAGGGCGATGCCGATGCACTCAACAAAGGCGACCTCTACACCGCACGCCTGACCCTCGACATCACACCCGCGATGCGTGCTCGCATCAAGGTGTCGGCCTTCACGCGAGGCGTGACCGTGGCCGAGTTGCTGCGCGGCCTGCTGGAACGAGAGTTCCCCGACAACCGCTCGGAGAACCTGCCATGA